Proteins from one Cryptomeria japonica chromosome 4, Sugi_1.0, whole genome shotgun sequence genomic window:
- the LOC131053471 gene encoding large ribosomal subunit protein eL34 gives MVQRLTYRRRHSYHTKSNQTRIVKTPGGKLIYQTAKKRASGPKCPVTGKRIQGIPHLRPAEYRVSRLKRSRRTVSRAYGGVLTGSAVRERIIRAFLVEEQKIVKKVLKIQKSKEKTTKS, from the exons ATGGTGCAGAGACTAACATACCGCAGGCGCCACAGCTACCATACTAAATCAAATCAAACACGGATTGTGAAAACCCCTG GCGGGAAGTTAATCTACCAGACCGCCAAGAAGAGGGCCAGCGGACCCAAATGCCCGGTTACTGGCAAGAGGATTCAAGGG ATTCCGCATCTCAGGCCTGCTGAATACAGGGTGAGCAGGTTGAAAAGGAGCAGGAGGACTGTTAGCAGAGCCTATGGCGGGGTTTTGACTGGTTCAGCCGTACGAGAAAG GATCATCCGAGCCTTCCTTGTTGAGGAACAGAAAATTGTTAAGAAGGTTTTGAAGATCCAGAAGTCTAAGGAAAAGACTACTAAGAGTTAG